One Lasioglossum baleicum chromosome 6, iyLasBale1, whole genome shotgun sequence genomic window carries:
- the LOC143209705 gene encoding histone H2B-like — MPPKARNISETDNTDKKKKRRGKETYARYIYKVLKYVHPETGIGKKAINIMNSFMDDIFERIAAEASRLAHYNKRSTILEKDIETAVKLILPGELANHAVSEGNKAIAKYTSSK; from the coding sequence ATGCCACCGAAAGCGAGGAATATCAGTGAAACTGACAACAcggacaagaagaagaagaggagggggAAGGAGACCTACGCACGCTACATCTACAAGGTGTTGAAGTATGTCCACCCTGAGACTGGAATAGGGAAGAAAGCCATCAATATCATGAACAGCTTTATGGATGATATTTTTGAGCGCATCGCTGCCGAAGCTTCCCGTTTGGCTCATTACAACAAGAGATCCACCATCCTGGAAAAGGATATAGAGACCGCTGTCAAGCTCATCCTGCCTGGTGAACTGGCCAATCACGCTGTCTCTGAAGGCAACAAGGCTATCGCTAAGTACACCAGCTCAAAGTAA
- the LOC143209390 gene encoding histone H4 — translation MTGRGKGGKGLGKGGAKRHRKVLRDNIQGITKPAIRRLARRGGVKRISGLIYEETRGVLKVFLENVIRDAVTYTEHAKRKTVTAMDVVYALKRQGRTLYGFGG, via the coding sequence ATGACTGGCCGTGGAAAGGGAGGAAAGGGATTGGGAAAGGGAGGAGCAAAGCGTCATAGGAAGGTTTTGCGTGATAACATCCAGGGTATCACCAAGCCCGCTATCCGTCGCCTGGCTCGTCGTGGCGGTGTCAAGCGTATTTCTGGATTAATCTACGAAGAAACTCGTGGTGTACTGAAGGTGTTCCTTGAGAACGTGATCCGTGACGCCGTCACCTACACCGAGCACGCAAAGAGGAAGACCGTGACAGCAATGGACGTCGTGTACGCCCTGAAGCGTCAAGGAAGAACCCTCTACGGTTTCGGCGGTTAA
- the LOC143209387 gene encoding histone H3: MARTKQTARKSTGGKAPRKQLATKAARKSAPATGGVKKPHRYRPGTVALREIRRYQKSTELLIRKLPFQRLVREIAQDFKTDLRFQSSAVMALQEASEAYLVGLFEDTNLCAIHAKRVTIMPKDIQLARRIRGERA; this comes from the coding sequence ATGGCTCGTACCAAGCAGACCGCTCGTAAATCGACTGGTGGAAAGGCTCCACGAAAGCAGTTGGCCACCAAGGCAGCTCGTAAGAGTGCCCCGGCTACCGGAGGAGTGAAGAAGCCCCATCGCTACAGGCCTGGAACCGTCGCTCTTCGTGAAATCCGTAGATACCAGAAGAGCACCGAACTTCTGATCAGAAAGTTGCCTTTCCAACGCCTGGTTCGTGAAATCGCCCAGGACTTCAAAACCGATCTGCGATTCCAGAGCTCGGCTGTAATGGCCCTGCAGGAAGCTAGCGAAGCTTACTTGGTTGGTTTGTTTGAAGACACCAACCTTTGCGCTATCCACGCTAAACGCGTTACCATCATGCCTAAGGACATCCAGCTGGCTCGTCGCATCCGTGGAGAGAGAGCTTAA
- the Rtf1 gene encoding RNA polymerase-associated protein Rtf1, whose amino-acid sequence MPKRKNQALIDSDSSGSASESGSDLENDLLSLAKKKKGKSQDDSQSNEDTTAAKKDNKHDSDTSDSDDDWGAKTGKNKKKKVPTKRNKRKMTKSSSEDSAGEKEPEKVSEPEEGEVSDSDASVSDSSQEEFNDGYDDKLMGDAEDQARLAQMTEKEREQEIFKRIEQREIMKTRFEIEKKLRMAKKQELKKQKESRKKEKNAEEKKVDRAPDPKERSKDRKKTIEEKQDKKFHAMSLLKARREEKKEREEKEKQRMEQQQQQSKDIEEEELEDDHKGGNKTKLKASDIYSDDSGSSDSGEDEEAPKPSSHRRSSSSDSRDSDSDNDKKSVTSNKAKPKKPIYVSTKEDLNKIRLSRHKMERFVHLPFFDRVVQGCFVRIGIGNNNGKPVYRVAEISGVCETGKIYQLGGTRTNKGLKLRHGAQERVFRLEFVSNQEFTESEFFKWKETCALQGISMPTFEEVDQKLKDIKEALVYEFKEEDIEKIVREKERFKQNPYNYAMKKAQLMRERDAANCRGDDETATRLNQELGELEERASELDKMRTATISSISYINDRNRKKNVEEAEKAIMEEIKANKGKKVDDPFTRRSTKPRMVYKPEDDDVGAAAPVNDKTALQQADAVSANNEKENGQETKKKQSTEDLFNAHDFDITIDLEVPIPNNPVSVLPKPISNIKDTGPRRSLNLEDYKKKRGLI is encoded by the exons ATGCCAAAGAGAAAGAATCAAGCTCTCATAGATTCTGACAGTAGTGGCAGTGCGTCGGAAAGTGGCTCGGACTTAGAAAAT GACTTGTTATCACTTGCCAAGAAGAAGAAAGGTAAAAGTCAAGATGACTCGCAGTCGAACGAAGATACAACAGCTGCCAAGAAGGACAATAAACACGATTCTGACACATCGGATTCTGATGATGACTGGGGTGCAAAGACtggtaaaaataagaaaaagaaagTACCAACTAAGAGGAACAAGCGGAAGATGACAAAGTCTAGTAGCGAGGATAGTGCTGGCGAGAAGGAGCCTGAGAAAGTTTCTGAACCGGAGGAAG GTGAGGTTTCCGACTCGGATGCCAGTGTATCCGattccagtcaagaggagttcAACGATGGTTACGACGACAAATTGATGGGGGATGCGGAAGATCAAGCAAGACTTGCTCAAATGACGGAGAAGGAACGCGAACAGGAGATCTTCAAACGTATCGAACAACGAGAAATAATGAAAACTAGATTCGAAATTGAAAAGAAGCTACGAATGGCGAAGAAACAGGAATTGAAAAAGCAGAAGGAATcgaggaagaaggagaagaacgcTGAAGAGAAGAAAGTAGACAGAGCCCCGGATCCTAAAGAGAGGAGTAAGGATCGTAAGAAAACAATAGAAGAGAAGCAAGACAAGAAGTTCCATGCGATGTCTCTCTTAAAAGCAAGAAGAGAGGAGAAGAAGGAAAGAG AGGAGAAGGAGAAACAGAGGATggagcaacagcaacaacaatcaAAGGACATTGAAGAGGAAGAGTTAGAAGATGATCACAAAGGTGGGAATAAGACGAAGCTGAAGGCATCCGATATTTATTCGGATGACAGTGGCTCGTCGGATAGCGGTGAAGATGAAGAAGCTCCTAAGCCATCGTCTCATCGTAGATCGTCTTCGAGCGACAGCAGAGACTCTGATTCCGACAACGATAAAAA ATCTGTTACTAGTAATAAGGCGAAACCGAAGAAACCAATATACGTTAGCACCAAGGAAGATCTCAACAAGATTAGATTATCGCGCCATAAAATGGAAAGATTTGTCCACTTACCTTTCTTCGATAGAGTGGTACAAGGTTGCTtcgttagaattggaattgggaATAACAACGGGAAACCCGTTTATAGAGTGGCTGAAATTAGCGGAGTCTGCGAGACAGGAAAAATCTATCAACTCGGTGGTACTAGGACAAATAAGGGTTTGAAGTTGCGACACGGTGCTCAGGAACGCGTGTTTAGATTAGAATTCGTGTCGAATCAGGAATTCACAGAGTCTGAATTCTTCAAGTGGAAAGAGACTTGTGCTTTGCAAGGGATATCCATGCCCACGTTTGAAGAGGTTGATCAGAAATTAAAAGACATTAAGGAAGCTTTAGTATACGAATTTAAAGAAGAAGATATCGAGAAGATAGTACGAGAAAAGGAAAGATTCAAACAGAATCCGTACAATTACGCGATGAAAAAGGCGCAACTTATGCGGGAAAGAGATGCAGCTAATTGTAGAGGAGACGACGAAACCGCTACTCGATTGAACCAAGAGTTAGGCGAACTCGAAGAACGTGCGTCGGAACTTGATAAAATGCGCACAGCTACGATATCGAGTATATCATACATCAACGATCGCAATCGGAAGAAGAACGTCGAAGAAGCAGAAAAAGCTATTATG GAAGAAATTAAAGCTAATAAAGGTAAAAAGGTAGACGATCCATTCACTAGACGTAGCACGAAACCAAGAATGGTTTACAAACCCGAAGACGACGACGTAGGAGCGGCGGCTCCGGTGAATGATAAAACAGCTCTTCAACAAGCTGACGCTGTGTCAGCAAACAACGAGAAAGAGAATGGAcaggaaacaaagaaaaaacaaaGTACCGAAGATTTATTTAATGCCCATGATTTCGACATCACAATAGATTTGGAAGTACCAATTCCAA ATAATCCTGTTAGTGTATTGCCGAAGCctattagcaatattaaagataCAGGACCTCGACGATCACTGAACTTAGAAGATTATAAGAAAAAACGAGGACTTATCTAA